A segment of the Carya illinoinensis cultivar Pawnee chromosome 1, C.illinoinensisPawnee_v1, whole genome shotgun sequence genome:
aattttttttttacttagtgattaaggaaatgattttaagtgtattgatattttttttatatcttttaaaaatgtttaaatatattaaaaaaatctgaaaagaaaaatgagaaaaaaaaaaaaaaaccgctgTGCGGTCAAAAGGAGCGGTGCACTCTGGGCGGCAGAGTAGCACCGTcctatatttaaaaacattgcaAACTTCCCTTATTCCAGAAATAAAAAATGTCCTACACCCAAAACCCCATTGAtggaaaagtaaataataaatctcaagTTGGGGGAGTTGGCACTGACTGACTGAAATGGTTAGGTGATAGTGACTTTGTTTTCCAAATTTTTTAATGTCAAGATATTGTAAGCATACCCACTTGCACTGCTAAAGAAAAGAAGGCCAACCGACAAAAAGTGTGAACAGTATTTCCAATAGCAAAAGGCAAGGCCCACGACGCTATGAATGCGTCTGCAGTCTTCTCAAAATGGGGAAAAAAGTTGCTCTGATCAAATTGCAAAAGTTTatccattatttatttattataaagtttaaagCTCAGCTAATCAGCTCCTGCCAAGCCTAACATCCTATTTTTCTGTGGAAGTTTCATCCTTCAAAACCATCACGTAACTATCACAGCTATCTACTTTAAAAGTCCAGTCTTTTTTAGCTAACAGTCAAATTTAACAGTAAATAAACTCAGAAAAGCATACCTTGGTGTAGTATCTGCAGCCTTTCTCACCCAGAGTGACAAGGAGCAGCTTCAAGTTAGGGTGCCATAGTGACAATGCTGCGGCATCATCACACTTGTTACTTCCCGTTAGGAAATCCAGCTCCACATCGCTCACCTTAATGACGTCCGCCTTATCCCATATGCTCTTTATCCGCTTACACGCCTCCTCCGCTGACGGCCACAGTGGCAGCCGGAGGTTAGGGTCGTAGGAGAGCAGGGCACCAGCATCCTTGGCCACCTCCATCGCCTTTAGGTGTGCCGATCTGCATGGCTCCACGATCAAGCTTATGGATCCGTAGTGAAATACTTTGGCCTATGAACACAATTATAACAGGACTTGCTTAATTCCAgaatatgaaatgaaataggGTCCAACCCATTGGAAATTCATTGCAAGGaaaagaaagttgaataaaaagaagagataagatgattaaaaaaaaaaaaaatgttgactAATGAGAGTGACACAAGGaaaacaaaactcaaaaatGAAAGAGACCAACCTCCATAAATGGGAAATCTCTACAAATCAACGCAGATTATTGGCTTTCTCTCCATATTTCTACAAGAACGCCATTTTTTTCAACCTAGAGATGGTAAAATCATTCAACATAATGGATTTCTCCCCTCAAATAACTCTCGTGAACGTGGATTTTTATGGCGAACTACATAAAGTTTTGTTTctctttatttacattttatttataatttattctatagATGAGTATTTGATCACCATATCAACGCCCTAACTACCATGTGAGCCATTCAACCTAATTGTTGGACAGACAAACCCAAAAAATTGCATCAACATCaagcataattattttaaaacattcGTTTCCCggaaaattattatattctttcaaGATGTAGATAACGTAATACTAAATAAATCGTCTATATGATACATATTTGGATTTTGGTTTTTCTAACAAAACTAATTATCTGAGATATTTAACTATTATTTGCCAAAATTTAGCAAAACTTTAGTCGAGATGAAGGAAGTAGAACGtcataattgaaaaaataatgccAACTACACGTTCTAAATAGATCAAACTCTATGCagactttttcttttgttaaaaaaaaaaaaaaaatagatcccACAAAGAGACTATACCAAAGTTGATTATTTGAACTTGTAAAACTCATTTATCAGATATACCAAAGCCAAAAGTTTTGGAGAGCCGAACTAATCCCAATCGTCCGAAACAGGGCGTGATTCCAACCATTCATTGCCTCTCTCTTATTCAGCACCTATTTATTGAACTTATGAAAAATATCGggaaaaatattcatattaggCCCCCATATTTAATGTATGAATAATTCCGTTTATCATTCCCTCGAATAATATATTCCTTCTATAATAAATCTgtggtatataaataataagtaaaataatttaattaatttattaaaaataaaataaaaaataattttaaaatagaattgTGCTACACCCACATATCTCCACCACAAgggaaaacttttttttttttaaaatattttaaagatttaaacatttttaaaattatttcattaattattaaataaaaaattcgatCATGATTTTTGGGTGTGACTTTTTATccgtaaaaatatatttttcagtaAAGTATGGGACCCACTTTAGATGACGTGGGCCACACGACATGATTTCTGACTCCGGTCGCACGTGAGATCGGGCAACTTCCCATCGTTCATtgtagatagagagagagatcgcGTTGCGCAATTTGCGGAATCCACAAATATACTCGTGGGACACCCGACAGTGCCGACACCCTGCCAGATCAGGGTTTCTTACGCAGTAGATCCCAATAACAGGCTGTGAGCCTGTTACCCCGTGAACCCGCGTGAGATTAccacttctccttcccaagatCCATGATGACTAATAAAACGAAATATCTTTTCCGGACAAGatcagagaaagaaaataatggcAGCTACTAATAGCGAAGTTGAAGTTtcggagggagagagagagagagagagcgagagcgTACGGATCTAATAAGTTCGAGGTTGAGCTCCTCGGGCCGGAGGAGCATGTCGGCGCTGGGGTTGCGGTAAAACATGAACTCACGCTCGCCGTCGGCGCGTAGGGTGACGAAAGCCAGAGCGGTGCGGGCACCCTGATCGAAGTTAATTCCGTCACCGGAGACCCCGTTTTGGTCCAGGATCCCGGCAAGCATGTGGCCGAACTCGTCGTCACCGAGCTTGCCAACGAAGGCGGCCTTACCGCCGAGCCTGGAAACGGCGATGGCAACGTTGGCTGGGGCTCCACCGGGGGCCTTGAGGAATCCCGGAGCTTCGGCCAAGGAAACCCCGGAGACGGTCGGCACGAAGTCAATCAGCATCTCGCCGAAACTCACGATCAGACCGCTCCCCGACTCGGGCACCTCATTGTTTATTGACGAAGCCATCAGAATTGaataattcaataaatattGGTCTTTTgcagagacagagagaaaaaGAACGAGAGACTTTGGGCGAGAGATTGTGGTGGTATTTATAGAGAGAAAAGGGACGGACGGTGGATTGGAATcgaaatataatatatgtagaATTAAGGagagaaaattcaataaataaaaccaagggcaaactattttctttaattgtaattaaaaacattttgtGTAATTAATTGTGATAAATCAGAAAATCCATTTGTATTTTTGATCCGTGGGATCGCCAACCATGGGCGGCCTCATTTGCGGGGTCGAATGTTTAACCAATTATAATTTTGCGCGTGACAATGACTCATGAGGTGGTTGTCCACACCTAATATGacggaaaaataaaagatagcttcaattctttaaaagaatatgtaTTAAAATAACTTATGTGGTTTACATTTTAGAAAAATCGGTTCTCATATgctaattttgaattatttaatcCATCTGCCGagtttaatcattttaattgtttcatTATAATTCGTTATTGAAGTCAGGTGAACGTTTGTGATTGTATATTATGTGCCTTTTTATTAGAACACCCTAGAAGGGCTATTTCCCTCCCGGCCCAATGGGTTGGGCCTGAGCAAGATATTGAAACTCATCT
Coding sequences within it:
- the LOC122313924 gene encoding fructokinase-2, translating into MASSINNEVPESGSGLIVSFGEMLIDFVPTVSGVSLAEAPGFLKAPGGAPANVAIAVSRLGGKAAFVGKLGDDEFGHMLAGILDQNGVSGDGINFDQGARTALAFVTLRADGEREFMFYRNPSADMLLRPEELNLELIRSAKVFHYGSISLIVEPCRSAHLKAMEVAKDAGALLSYDPNLRLPLWPSAEEACKRIKSIWDKADVIKVSDVELDFLTGSNKCDDAAALSLWHPNLKLLLVTLGEKGCRYYTKNFHGEVEAFHVKTVDTTGAGDSYIGALLSKIVDDQSILEDEPRLRQVLKFANACGAITTTKKGAIPALPTESEVCSLLKEA